Proteins encoded in a region of the Bacteroidota bacterium genome:
- the rfaE2 gene encoding D-glycero-beta-D-manno-heptose 1-phosphate adenylyltransferase: MNPSEQILCKIITPHALPTLLQKWQGEKVVFTNGCFDIIHRGHIDYLAKAKALGTKLFVGINTDSSVSTLKGSHRPLQDEQSRLQIMAAFFFVDAVMLFNEDTPFNLIKSIQPDVLVKGGDYIPENIVGFDIVTEKGGLVTTIPFLPGYSTSGIERKIILVHSSK; the protein is encoded by the coding sequence TTGAACCCAAGCGAACAAATATTGTGTAAAATTATTACACCTCATGCTTTGCCCACCCTTTTACAAAAATGGCAGGGCGAAAAGGTAGTGTTCACCAACGGGTGCTTCGATATTATACACCGTGGGCATATAGATTATCTGGCAAAAGCAAAAGCTTTGGGAACTAAACTTTTTGTGGGTATCAACACCGACAGCTCAGTTAGCACCCTAAAAGGCTCACACCGTCCGCTGCAAGATGAACAAAGTCGCTTACAAATTATGGCGGCCTTCTTTTTTGTGGATGCCGTAATGCTCTTCAACGAGGATACGCCCTTTAACCTCATCAAATCCATTCAGCCCGATGTACTGGTAAAGGGCGGAGATTACATACCTGAAAATATTGTGGGTTTTGATATAGTTACTGAAAAGGGCGGGCTCGTAACCACAATCCCCTTCCTCCCCGGTTATTCTACCTCGGGCATCGAGCGAAAGATTATCTTAGTCCATTCGTCAAAATAA
- a CDS encoding lysylphosphatidylglycerol synthase transmembrane domain-containing protein → MKPSSKNGLKTTAFILLGLALLWLALRGQDTKKLWSTVTHADYKWVIIAMSIGLLSHILRALRWNQLLAATGRAPSTLNTFCAVMVGYMVNYAIPRAGEVSRCAMLKKSDDIDLEKSVGSVVAERVFDVVVMLLLLGLAFVFQYELISQLYNDLKKQTEGTNGNSLLMPILLGCMAGFAMLVFVLRKRIVQMALYHKVKNLFFGFWQGLKSILVVKNKFLFLLYTVAIWFCYLMMMYTAFKSIPATHDLTFSNAITVLVAGSLAMIVPTPGGVGAFQLISAYTLMLFSVPRADGDAWANIVFFAQLIMFVVMGSLCYFWLIFKSKNLEPKRTNIV, encoded by the coding sequence TTGAAACCTTCAAGCAAAAACGGATTAAAAACCACTGCCTTTATTCTTCTTGGCCTTGCTTTGCTGTGGCTCGCCTTGCGTGGCCAGGATACTAAAAAGCTTTGGAGCACCGTCACCCATGCTGATTATAAGTGGGTTATTATTGCCATGAGTATAGGTTTGCTTAGCCATATTCTTCGTGCACTTCGCTGGAACCAATTGCTCGCCGCTACAGGCCGTGCCCCCTCTACCCTCAATACTTTTTGTGCCGTAATGGTAGGCTATATGGTAAACTATGCCATACCCCGGGCCGGCGAAGTGAGCCGCTGTGCAATGCTCAAAAAGTCGGACGATATTGATTTGGAAAAATCTGTGGGAAGTGTGGTTGCAGAGCGTGTTTTTGATGTGGTGGTCATGCTGCTTTTACTAGGCCTCGCCTTTGTGTTCCAATACGAATTAATAAGCCAGTTATATAACGATCTTAAAAAACAAACAGAAGGCACAAACGGCAACTCTTTGCTAATGCCTATTCTGCTAGGTTGTATGGCCGGGTTTGCCATGCTTGTTTTTGTGCTACGTAAACGCATAGTGCAAATGGCCTTATACCACAAAGTAAAGAACCTTTTCTTTGGTTTCTGGCAAGGGCTTAAAAGCATCCTTGTGGTTAAAAACAAGTTCTTGTTCCTATTATACACTGTCGCTATTTGGTTCTGCTACTTAATGATGATGTATACAGCTTTTAAAAGCATTCCGGCCACGCATGATCTTACTTTCTCGAATGCGATTACCGTATTGGTGGCGGGCAGCTTGGCTATGATAGTGCCTACCCCAGGTGGTGTGGGTGCATTTCAGCTTATATCTGCCTATACCCTTATGCTATTCAGTGTGCCCCGTGCCGATGGCGACGCTTGGGCCAATATCGTTTTCTTCGCCCAGCTTATTATGTTTGTTGTGATGGGTTCTCTTTGTTATTTTTGGCTCATTTTTAAAAGTAAAAACCTTGAACCCAAGCGAACAAATATTGTGTAA